The Cellulophaga sp. L1A9 genome window below encodes:
- a CDS encoding co-chaperone YbbN: MILELEQDNLQEIIDQNENVVVQYSATWCGNCRIMKPKFKKEASTNENITFVIADAEKFPESRKLANVDNLPTFAAFSGGKLKNQVQTNKYEVLKDLIGEITSN, from the coding sequence ATGATTTTAGAATTAGAACAAGATAATTTACAAGAAATTATTGATCAAAACGAAAATGTAGTCGTTCAGTATTCTGCTACTTGGTGTGGCAATTGCCGTATTATGAAGCCTAAATTTAAAAAAGAGGCTTCAACAAATGAAAATATAACTTTTGTAATTGCTGATGCTGAAAAATTTCCAGAATCTAGAAAATTAGCGAATGTGGATAACCTTCCAACATTTGCGGCCTTCTCTGGTGGGAAATTAAAAAATCAAGTGCAAACAAATAAGTATGAAGTATTAAAAGATTTGATCGGTGAAATTACCAGTAATTAA
- a CDS encoding peroxiredoxin, whose protein sequence is MSIVGKKFPSLSVNAMNDLGDTFKINVLEEAQKNNKKVVLFWYPKDFTFVCPTELHAFQAALGEFEKRNTIVIGASCDTPEVHFAWLSTAKDNGGIEGVTYPILADSNRNLSSTLGILDITNEQYNDETGVVTVEGDNVTYRATYLIDEEGTVFHEGVNHMPVGRNVNEFLRLIDAYTHVQKNGEVCPANWEEGKDAMQANAKGTKEYLASHIN, encoded by the coding sequence ATGTCAATAGTAGGTAAAAAGTTTCCAAGTTTAAGCGTAAATGCAATGAATGATTTAGGAGACACTTTTAAAATAAATGTTTTAGAGGAAGCTCAAAAAAATAACAAGAAAGTTGTTCTTTTCTGGTACCCAAAAGATTTTACTTTTGTTTGCCCTACAGAATTACATGCTTTTCAAGCTGCACTAGGAGAATTTGAAAAAAGAAATACTATCGTTATTGGTGCTTCTTGTGATACACCTGAAGTACACTTTGCATGGTTAAGTACTGCAAAAGATAATGGAGGAATTGAAGGAGTAACGTATCCAATATTAGCAGATAGCAACAGAAATTTATCGTCTACATTAGGAATTTTAGATATTACTAACGAGCAATACAATGATGAAACAGGTGTTGTTACTGTTGAAGGTGATAATGTAACGTACAGAGCCACTTATTTAATTGATGAAGAAGGTACTGTATTCCATGAAGGGGTTAACCACATGCCAGTAGGTAGAAATGTAAATGAATTTTTACGTTTGATTGATGCGTATACGCACGTACAGAAAAATGGCGAAGTTTGTCCTGCAAACTGGGAAGAAGGTAAAGATGCTATGCAAGCAAATGCTAAAGGAACTAAAGAATATTTAGCAAGTCACATTAACTAA
- the nhaC gene encoding Na+/H+ antiporter NhaC, which translates to MQNQSLNPSGPENEHIVENKELSIWEALIPVFILVGMLAYNVFVFGDDALSGSNQFILLLGGAVAAIVGFFNKVSYEQMMAEVAENLKSTSGALLILLMVGALSGTWLVSGIIPSMIYYGLQVLNPTIFLAACVVICSIISVATGSSWTTSATVGIALIGIGNTLGIPLGMTAGAILSGAYFGDKMSPLSDTTNLAPAMAGGELFTHIKYMFYTTIPTITVTLIVFIILGFTIDTTGTADTASILNSIDATFNITGWLFLVPVVVILLILKKAPPLLALLIGTLLGGIFAIIFQPEIVMNLTNAASLTFESAYKGILNAITVKTTITTENAVLSDLFTSNGMAGMLGTIWLIICAMVFGGIMDGIGALARISRSLLSLAQSTFSLFASTVASCIALNVTASDQYLAIVVPGKMFAKAYKDKGLAPENLSRTLEDSGTVTSVLIPWNTCGAYHSSVLGVPVVDYLVFAVFNWLSPIMTLIFAGLNIKIKRLVTGEKKEITTK; encoded by the coding sequence ATGCAAAATCAAAGCTTGAATCCTTCGGGGCCTGAAAATGAACACATTGTAGAAAATAAAGAGTTGAGCATTTGGGAAGCTCTAATTCCAGTATTCATTTTGGTAGGCATGTTGGCGTACAACGTATTTGTTTTTGGTGATGATGCACTAAGTGGCTCTAACCAATTTATTTTGTTATTAGGAGGTGCCGTCGCAGCTATTGTAGGTTTTTTTAATAAGGTTAGCTATGAGCAGATGATGGCTGAAGTTGCCGAAAATCTAAAATCAACTTCAGGAGCCCTTCTTATTTTATTAATGGTAGGTGCTCTTTCCGGTACCTGGCTCGTGAGTGGTATTATTCCATCGATGATTTATTACGGATTACAGGTATTAAATCCTACAATCTTTTTAGCCGCTTGTGTGGTTATCTGTTCTATCATATCGGTAGCAACGGGTAGTTCTTGGACTACTTCTGCAACCGTAGGTATCGCACTTATTGGTATTGGTAACACTCTAGGAATTCCTTTAGGGATGACCGCTGGAGCCATACTTTCAGGAGCTTACTTTGGAGATAAAATGTCTCCTTTAAGTGATACCACTAACTTGGCACCCGCTATGGCCGGAGGAGAGTTATTTACGCATATTAAATATATGTTTTACACCACCATACCTACTATAACTGTTACACTTATAGTCTTTATAATTCTGGGGTTCACTATAGACACAACAGGAACAGCAGATACAGCATCTATTTTAAATTCAATTGATGCTACTTTTAATATCACCGGATGGCTTTTTCTTGTTCCCGTTGTAGTTATCTTATTAATTTTAAAAAAAGCTCCTCCCCTTTTAGCTTTATTAATAGGAACTTTGTTAGGTGGAATTTTTGCTATTATTTTTCAGCCCGAAATTGTGATGAATCTTACAAATGCAGCCTCATTAACTTTTGAGTCCGCTTACAAAGGTATTTTAAATGCCATCACTGTAAAAACAACTATTACAACAGAGAATGCTGTTTTGAGTGATTTGTTTACCTCAAATGGAATGGCGGGTATGCTAGGGACTATTTGGCTCATTATTTGCGCCATGGTTTTTGGTGGTATTATGGATGGGATTGGTGCTCTAGCAAGAATAAGCAGATCTTTATTAAGCTTAGCGCAATCTACTTTTAGTTTATTTGCCAGTACGGTAGCAAGCTGTATTGCGTTAAACGTAACAGCATCAGATCAATACTTAGCAATAGTAGTCCCTGGAAAAATGTTTGCCAAAGCATATAAAGACAAAGGTTTAGCACCTGAAAACTTAAGTAGAACGCTGGAAGATTCTGGTACGGTAACTTCGGTATTAATTCCTTGGAATACCTGTGGCGCTTACCACAGTAGTGTTTTAGGAGTTCCTGTAGTAGATTACTTAGTCTTTGCCGTATTCAACTGGTTAAGTCCTATCATGACCTTAATATTTGCTGGTTTAAACATCAAAATCAAGCGATTGGTTACTGGAGAGAAGAAAGAAATCACTACAAAATAA
- a CDS encoding aminotransferase class I/II-fold pyridoxal phosphate-dependent enzyme — MDYKAADNLQDLQFFGEFGGVNPSISDSSTYTFMAAKTMFDTFEGNTEGCYLYSRHSTPSNLYLGEALAALEGTETANVYASGMGAITSVILQLCDADDHIVSSRTIYGGTYAFMKNFLKKFNIKTSFVDTTSLDAVEKAITPKTKMIYCEAVSNPLLEVADIAALSKLAKKYNLPLIVDNTFSPLAITPGKLGADVVIHSLTKFINGTSDCVAGVVCGTVDFCTSLKDVNSGAAMLLGSTLDSLRASSILKNMRTLHIRMKKHAENAQYLADKFQEDGLVVSYPGLPSHPGHEIMNKQRNKDFGYGGLLTLNVGSLDNANNLMELMQKKNLGYLAVSLGFYKTLFSAPGTSTSSEIPMDEQKEMGLGEGLIRFSIGLDDDIARTYKIMKACMEELGILSTEHVSA, encoded by the coding sequence ATGGATTACAAGGCTGCAGATAATTTACAAGATTTACAATTTTTCGGAGAATTTGGAGGTGTAAACCCTTCTATATCAGATTCCTCTACCTATACATTTATGGCTGCCAAAACCATGTTTGATACGTTTGAAGGAAATACGGAAGGCTGCTATCTTTACAGCAGACACTCCACACCTTCTAACCTATACTTAGGAGAAGCTTTAGCCGCCTTAGAAGGAACCGAAACAGCTAATGTGTATGCTAGTGGAATGGGTGCTATTACCTCCGTAATCTTGCAACTATGTGATGCAGATGACCACATTGTAAGTAGCAGAACTATTTACGGTGGTACCTATGCGTTCATGAAAAATTTTCTTAAAAAATTCAACATAAAAACCTCCTTTGTAGACACCACTAGTCTTGATGCTGTAGAAAAAGCAATCACCCCTAAAACAAAAATGATTTATTGCGAAGCGGTGAGTAACCCTTTATTAGAAGTGGCAGATATTGCAGCGCTCTCCAAATTGGCAAAAAAATATAATTTACCTCTAATTGTAGACAACACCTTCTCTCCTCTAGCCATTACACCTGGTAAGTTAGGTGCAGATGTGGTGATTCATAGTTTAACAAAATTTATTAATGGTACTAGTGATTGTGTTGCTGGTGTCGTATGTGGTACTGTAGATTTCTGTACGAGTTTAAAAGATGTAAACAGCGGTGCTGCGATGTTATTAGGAAGCACCTTAGATAGTTTACGAGCTTCTTCTATTTTAAAAAACATGCGGACTTTGCACATCAGAATGAAAAAACATGCTGAAAACGCACAGTATTTGGCAGATAAATTTCAAGAAGACGGATTAGTAGTTTCTTACCCCGGCTTACCATCTCATCCTGGTCATGAAATTATGAACAAACAAAGGAATAAAGATTTTGGTTATGGCGGGTTACTTACTTTAAATGTAGGGAGTTTAGACAATGCCAATAATTTGATGGAATTAATGCAGAAAAAGAATTTGGGATATTTAGCCGTTAGTCTTGGCTTTTACAAAACCCTCTTTAGTGCACCTGGAACATCTACATCTTCCGAAATTCCTATGGATGAACAGAAAGAAATGGGACTTGGTGAAGGTTTAATCCGCTTTTCTATTGGTTTAGATGATGATATAGCCCGCACCTATAAAATTATGAAAGCATGCATGGAAGAGTTAGGTATTCTGAGCACAGAACATGTAAGCGCATAA
- a CDS encoding Lrp/AsnC family transcriptional regulator has product MKLDKIDTQLLNLLQANSKKTTKEYANSLNLSVTAVYERIKRLEKHGAIAKYVAIVNKKTVNKEFTVLCHVKLAQHTKDYVTDFEKEVVKLKEVVECYHISGDYDYILKVHVTNMEEYRSFMVSKLTAISHIGSTQSSFVITEVKHTTAIAI; this is encoded by the coding sequence ATGAAATTAGATAAAATTGATACTCAACTGCTTAACCTGCTTCAGGCGAACAGTAAAAAAACCACTAAAGAGTATGCAAATAGCTTAAATCTATCTGTAACAGCGGTTTATGAGCGTATTAAACGTTTAGAAAAACATGGCGCTATAGCTAAGTATGTAGCAATAGTCAATAAGAAAACAGTAAACAAAGAGTTTACAGTGCTTTGTCATGTAAAATTAGCACAGCATACAAAAGACTATGTTACCGATTTTGAAAAGGAAGTAGTAAAATTAAAAGAGGTCGTAGAGTGTTATCATATCAGTGGGGATTATGACTATATTTTAAAAGTACATGTCACCAATATGGAGGAGTATAGAAGTTTTATGGTTTCTAAATTAACAGCCATTAGTCATATTGGAAGTACGCAAAGTTCATTTGTGATTACAGAAGTTAAGCATACCACAGCAATTGCTATATAG
- the lpdA gene encoding dihydrolipoyl dehydrogenase, with product MSLYDVAIIGSGPGGYVAAIRCAQLGMKTAIIEKYSTLGGTCLNVGCIPSKALLDSSHHYEDAIKHFEEHGIEISGDIKLNLEKMISRKQGVVDMTTKGIEFLMDKNKIDVFTGTGSFKDATHIVIAKADGTSETIEAKNTIIATGSKPSSLPFIKLDKERVITSTEALKLKEVPKHMIVIGGGVIGLELGQVYKRLGAEVTVVEFMDRIIPGMDGALSKELMKVLKKQKIKFQLSHKVKSVERKGDEVIVKADNKKGEEITFTGDYCLVAVGRHAYTDGLNLEAAGVKLEERGRVAVNEHLQTNVSNIYAIGDVIKGAMLAHKAEEEGTLVAEILAGQKPHIDYNLIPGVVYTWPEVAAVGQTEEQLKEAGIEYKSGSFPMRALGRSRASGDTDGFVKILADKKTDEVLGVHMIGARVADLIAEGVTAMEFRASAEDIARMSHAHPTYAEAVKEAALAATEDRALHV from the coding sequence ATGAGTTTATACGATGTAGCCATTATTGGTTCAGGTCCAGGTGGATATGTTGCAGCTATTCGCTGTGCGCAATTAGGAATGAAAACTGCAATTATTGAAAAATATAGCACTTTGGGAGGAACTTGCTTAAATGTAGGATGTATTCCTTCTAAGGCATTATTAGATTCTTCGCATCACTATGAAGATGCTATAAAACATTTTGAAGAGCATGGAATTGAGATTTCTGGAGACATAAAATTGAATCTAGAAAAGATGATATCTCGCAAGCAAGGTGTTGTTGATATGACAACAAAAGGGATTGAGTTTTTGATGGATAAAAATAAAATTGATGTATTTACAGGTACAGGAAGTTTTAAAGACGCTACGCATATTGTTATTGCTAAAGCAGATGGAACTTCAGAAACTATAGAAGCAAAAAATACTATTATTGCTACAGGTTCTAAGCCATCAAGCCTACCCTTCATCAAATTAGATAAAGAGCGTGTTATTACCTCTACAGAAGCGCTTAAGCTAAAAGAAGTGCCAAAACACATGATTGTTATCGGTGGTGGTGTAATTGGACTAGAATTAGGGCAAGTATATAAAAGACTAGGAGCAGAAGTTACTGTTGTTGAATTTATGGATCGTATTATTCCAGGGATGGATGGTGCGTTATCTAAAGAATTAATGAAAGTATTGAAGAAGCAAAAAATAAAATTCCAACTTTCTCACAAAGTAAAATCTGTAGAACGTAAAGGAGATGAAGTTATCGTAAAAGCGGATAATAAAAAGGGAGAAGAAATTACCTTCACTGGAGATTATTGTTTAGTTGCAGTAGGTCGTCATGCCTATACCGATGGATTAAATCTTGAAGCGGCTGGCGTAAAATTAGAAGAAAGAGGTAGAGTAGCTGTAAATGAGCATTTACAAACCAATGTTTCTAATATTTATGCTATTGGTGATGTAATTAAAGGTGCAATGCTTGCGCACAAAGCGGAAGAAGAGGGGACTTTAGTTGCTGAAATTTTGGCAGGACAAAAACCTCACATTGATTACAACTTAATTCCAGGTGTTGTTTACACATGGCCAGAAGTTGCAGCAGTAGGGCAAACAGAAGAGCAATTAAAAGAGGCGGGTATTGAATATAAATCTGGTTCTTTTCCTATGCGTGCTTTAGGACGTTCTAGGGCTAGTGGGGATACCGACGGATTTGTAAAAATTCTTGCAGACAAAAAGACAGATGAAGTTTTAGGAGTTCATATGATTGGTGCTCGTGTTGCAGATTTAATAGCAGAAGGCGTAACAGCAATGGAGTTTAGAGCTTCTGCTGAAGATATCGCTAGAATGAGTCACGCACATCCAACCTATGCTGAAGCGGTAAAAGAAGCTGCTCTGGCAGCGACTGAAGATAGAGCGCTACACGTGTAA
- the mgrA gene encoding L-glyceraldehyde 3-phosphate reductase, whose translation MQINDKTGIENYQAHSDRYTSMTYNRAGKSGVLLPAISLGLWHNFGFVDNIQNGREVLRTAFDLGITHFDLANNYGPPYGSAEENFGTIFKKDFQAYRDELFIASKAGYDMWPGPYGNMGSRKYLIASLDQSLKRMGVDYVDIFYHHRPDPDTPLEETMGALADIVRQGKALYVGISNYQPEETKEAARLLKEMSVPFILHQARYSIFDKWVENGLLDTLDEAGVGCIAFSPLAQGMLTNKYVHGIPKDSRAAKNFTYLETTQVQENLEKIKGLAKIAEERGQKLSQMAIAWLLKRPTVSSVLIGASSSQQLKENVAALDNLAFSPEEIIKINQFS comes from the coding sequence ATGCAGATAAATGACAAAACAGGAATAGAAAACTACCAAGCGCATTCTGATAGGTATACTTCCATGACCTACAATCGTGCAGGAAAAAGTGGAGTTTTGCTTCCAGCAATATCTTTAGGTTTATGGCATAATTTTGGTTTTGTAGATAACATTCAAAACGGACGCGAAGTTTTAAGAACGGCTTTCGATTTGGGAATTACTCATTTTGATTTGGCTAATAATTATGGACCTCCTTACGGGTCTGCAGAAGAAAACTTTGGGACCATTTTTAAAAAAGATTTTCAAGCGTATCGCGATGAGTTGTTCATAGCTTCCAAAGCGGGGTATGATATGTGGCCTGGTCCTTATGGTAATATGGGATCTCGTAAATATTTAATCGCCAGTTTAGATCAAAGTCTAAAGAGAATGGGGGTAGACTATGTAGATATTTTTTATCACCATAGACCTGATCCAGATACGCCACTAGAAGAAACAATGGGTGCGCTAGCAGATATTGTACGTCAAGGGAAAGCTCTTTATGTAGGGATTTCTAACTACCAACCAGAGGAAACCAAAGAAGCAGCCAGATTATTGAAAGAGATGAGCGTCCCTTTTATACTGCACCAAGCACGGTATTCTATTTTTGATAAATGGGTAGAAAATGGTTTGCTAGATACTTTAGATGAAGCAGGAGTTGGTTGCATTGCTTTTTCTCCACTGGCGCAAGGAATGCTTACCAATAAATATGTACATGGTATTCCAAAGGATTCTAGGGCGGCGAAAAATTTTACGTATCTAGAAACGACACAGGTGCAGGAGAATCTTGAAAAAATAAAAGGATTGGCGAAAATAGCGGAGGAACGTGGCCAGAAATTATCGCAAATGGCGATTGCTTGGTTATTGAAAAGACCAACGGTATCATCGGTTCTTATTGGAGCTAGTTCTTCACAACAATTAAAAGAAAACGTAGCAGCCTTAGATAATTTAGCATTTTCACCGGAAGAAATAATAAAGATTAATCAGTTTTCTTAA
- a CDS encoding CDGSH iron-sulfur domain-containing protein, with protein sequence MSEEKYSPIAVDLEKDKNYGWCTCSHSSNQPFCDGSHKAHNATPSLRFSVEEDKKAYLCTCKKTSNPPYCDGTHKNL encoded by the coding sequence ATGAGTGAAGAGAAATATTCTCCTATTGCAGTAGATTTAGAAAAAGATAAAAATTACGGATGGTGTACTTGCAGCCATAGTAGTAACCAACCATTTTGTGATGGTTCTCACAAAGCACATAACGCAACACCTTCCCTTCGATTTTCTGTAGAAGAAGATAAGAAAGCATATTTGTGTACGTGTAAAAAAACAAGTAACCCTCCGTATTGCGATGGTACGCACAAAAATTTATAG
- a CDS encoding heparan-alpha-glucosaminide N-acetyltransferase domain-containing protein has translation MINKPDRLYFIDAMRAWAILMMLQGHFVDGLLDNAFRDTSNMGYTIWLYFRGITAPVFFTVSGFIFTYLLTKGDKTGFKNPRVAKGIKRGLQLLFIGYLLRLNFWGLMVGQIYDTFYLVDVLHCIGLSLLGIIALYVITEKRKTLFPIALLLVTVLLFIFEPNYSKWVHAYLPQTFANYFTRANGSVFTIFPWFGYATCGAFLSLIFAKFKSAKYLYPVAISTAILVGTGLLFGSSSVFLYLAETTKIQLFADIFFNNYLFIRLGDVLLVFAVFMLLRKLMTNSTLLKMGQSTLSIYVVHYIILYGSFIGVGFYYFFNHSLSPTVIIPGAIAFMVTCTFLALQYEKRKVVIKATIASKVKQVALILEPWSSFALKLSKDLFVKLRTATLKLFRLVKD, from the coding sequence ATGATAAATAAACCGGACAGACTTTACTTTATTGATGCCATGCGTGCGTGGGCAATATTAATGATGCTACAAGGACATTTTGTAGATGGTTTACTGGACAATGCTTTTAGGGATACTTCTAACATGGGGTACACTATTTGGCTGTATTTCAGAGGGATTACTGCACCAGTCTTTTTTACTGTCTCAGGGTTTATATTTACCTATTTATTAACCAAAGGAGATAAAACAGGGTTTAAAAACCCGAGAGTTGCAAAAGGCATTAAGCGTGGTTTACAGCTATTATTTATTGGATACCTTTTGCGCTTGAACTTTTGGGGCTTAATGGTGGGGCAAATTTACGATACCTTTTATTTGGTTGATGTATTGCACTGCATCGGTTTGTCTCTATTGGGAATTATAGCGCTTTATGTTATCACCGAAAAAAGAAAAACACTCTTCCCAATTGCGTTACTTTTAGTTACAGTATTGCTTTTCATATTTGAGCCAAATTACAGCAAATGGGTACACGCCTATTTGCCACAAACTTTTGCAAATTATTTCACCAGAGCAAATGGATCTGTGTTTACAATTTTCCCATGGTTTGGCTATGCGACTTGTGGTGCATTTTTATCTTTAATTTTCGCAAAGTTTAAAAGTGCAAAATACCTATACCCTGTTGCCATAAGTACCGCTATTCTAGTAGGTACTGGTCTATTGTTTGGTTCTTCATCTGTATTTTTATACTTAGCAGAAACTACAAAAATCCAATTGTTTGCAGATATATTCTTCAACAATTACTTATTTATTCGTTTGGGAGATGTACTTCTCGTTTTTGCTGTATTTATGTTGCTAAGGAAACTTATGACAAACAGTACCTTGCTTAAAATGGGGCAAAGCACATTATCTATTTACGTAGTACATTATATTATACTTTATGGAAGTTTTATAGGAGTAGGTTTTTATTATTTCTTCAATCACTCCCTATCTCCAACTGTAATTATTCCAGGCGCAATTGCTTTTATGGTGACTTGTACTTTTTTAGCTTTACAATATGAAAAACGTAAAGTAGTCATTAAAGCTACGATAGCTAGTAAAGTAAAACAGGTTGCTTTAATTCTAGAGCCATGGAGTTCTTTTGCTTTAAAACTGAGTAAGGATCTTTTTGTAAAATTAAGAACGGCTACCCTTAAGTTATTTAGATTGGTTAAAGATTAA
- a CDS encoding NADPH-dependent FMN reductase, translating into MSTVLAFAGSNSSISINYKFVQYTAGLVDGNDIRVLNLANFPFPLYSYDEEKNNGFVNSLVELNSEIKAAKGLIIGVNEHNSNPSSYFKNLLDWLSRVDKNFLADTKILLLSTSPGKRGGSSALETIENLLPRFGAEIVATFSLPSFNENFEESKGIVDDELAKKHQEALSIFLAKLS; encoded by the coding sequence ATGTCTACAGTTTTAGCTTTTGCAGGAAGTAACTCTTCTATATCCATAAATTACAAATTTGTTCAATATACAGCTGGATTAGTTGATGGGAATGACATACGGGTATTAAATTTAGCCAATTTCCCTTTTCCTTTATATAGCTATGATGAAGAGAAAAATAATGGTTTTGTAAACTCTTTGGTAGAATTAAATAGTGAAATTAAAGCCGCGAAGGGGTTAATTATAGGCGTTAATGAACACAATAGTAACCCTTCTTCCTATTTTAAAAATCTTTTGGATTGGTTGTCTCGAGTGGATAAAAATTTTTTAGCGGATACTAAAATATTATTGCTATCTACTTCTCCAGGAAAACGAGGAGGTAGTAGTGCTTTAGAAACTATTGAAAATTTATTACCACGTTTTGGAGCAGAGATTGTTGCTACATTTTCACTTCCTTCATTTAATGAAAATTTTGAGGAATCTAAAGGTATTGTAGACGATGAACTAGCAAAAAAACATCAAGAAGCACTGTCTATTTTTTTAGCTAAATTATCATAA
- a CDS encoding anthranilate synthase component I family protein: protein MRKKVTYSFKNSLLLKDSILQWAQQFYEVVWLDSNDHKQKYGSFDALIAVDALTSIKTDDKNAFEDLKTYQKQTKDWIFGYLTYDLKNDVEQLNSANPDGVEFPDLFFFQPKKIIRICGEVLEFDYLNMVDDEIEEDYQEILKGVNATEQKATKTVKDIHIKMRIFKDDYFKRVNTMLDYIKHGAIYEANYCQEFYAENHSIEPLKVYQKLNKISKAPFATFLKLDDKYLLCASPERYLKKMGSKLISQPIKGTAKRSKNQDEDRKLKLLLAQDEKERAENIMIVDLVRNDLSKNAIKGTVLVEELCKVYSFDQVHQMISTVIAHVDADKNPVAIIRDSFPMGSMTGAPKVSAMKIIEELECFKRGLYSGTVGYFTPEGDFDFNVVIRSILYNQTKKYVSFSVGSAITAKATPENEYQECLLKAKAMRQVLEDN, encoded by the coding sequence TTGCGAAAAAAAGTTACCTATAGTTTTAAGAATTCACTCCTTCTTAAAGATTCGATATTACAATGGGCACAACAATTTTATGAAGTTGTTTGGCTAGATAGTAACGACCATAAACAAAAATATGGTTCTTTTGATGCCCTTATTGCAGTGGATGCATTGACCTCTATAAAAACAGATGATAAAAATGCATTTGAAGATTTAAAGACGTATCAAAAACAAACCAAAGATTGGATTTTTGGTTATTTAACCTATGATTTAAAGAATGACGTAGAACAACTTAATTCTGCGAATCCTGATGGAGTTGAATTTCCGGACCTGTTTTTTTTTCAACCTAAAAAAATAATTAGAATTTGTGGAGAAGTTTTAGAGTTCGATTATTTAAATATGGTTGATGATGAAATTGAAGAAGATTATCAGGAAATACTAAAAGGCGTAAATGCAACGGAACAAAAGGCTACTAAAACCGTAAAAGATATTCATATAAAAATGCGAATTTTTAAAGATGACTATTTTAAAAGGGTGAATACCATGCTTGATTATATTAAGCATGGAGCTATTTATGAAGCTAATTATTGTCAAGAGTTCTATGCGGAAAATCATAGCATTGAACCTTTAAAAGTCTACCAAAAATTAAATAAAATATCTAAGGCTCCTTTTGCTACTTTTTTAAAGTTAGATGATAAATACCTTTTATGTGCTTCCCCAGAGCGGTATTTAAAAAAAATGGGTTCAAAACTAATTTCTCAGCCTATAAAAGGGACTGCAAAACGTTCTAAAAACCAAGATGAAGATCGCAAGCTTAAACTTCTTTTGGCTCAAGATGAAAAGGAAAGAGCTGAGAATATCATGATTGTTGATTTAGTGAGAAATGACTTGTCAAAAAATGCGATCAAAGGCACAGTTTTAGTTGAAGAACTTTGTAAAGTGTACTCCTTTGATCAGGTACATCAAATGATTTCTACGGTAATTGCCCATGTTGATGCGGATAAAAACCCCGTAGCTATTATTAGAGATAGCTTTCCAATGGGAAGCATGACGGGCGCTCCAAAAGTTTCTGCTATGAAAATCATCGAAGAATTAGAGTGTTTTAAAAGAGGATTGTACAGTGGTACCGTGGGGTATTTTACCCCTGAAGGAGATTTTGATTTCAATGTAGTAATCCGTAGTATTCTTTACAACCAAACCAAAAAATATGTCTCGTTTTCCGTAGGTAGTGCTATTACGGCAAAAGCAACACCCGAAAATGAATATCAAGAGTGTTTGCTAAAAGCAAAAGCAATGCGACAGGTACTTGAAGATAATTGA